The following coding sequences are from one Gossypium raimondii isolate GPD5lz chromosome 4, ASM2569854v1, whole genome shotgun sequence window:
- the LOC105780404 gene encoding GDSL esterase/lipase WDL1, with translation MIGPGRPLFVLFGSSIVQFSYSNEGWGAILAHAYARKADIILRGYGGWNSRRALEVLHKVFPKDAAVQPSLVIVYFGGNDSTEPHPSGLGPHVPLPEYVENMKKIAMHLKGLSENTHVMFLSTPPMNEGQTGESFGKCARTNEGCRIYSEACLKLCQEVDIKCIDLWTAIQQRDDWKTVCFTDGIHLSSEGSKLVGEEILKALAEEPSLCWRSLPTEFDEDSVFDPVDEEGKNINISNL, from the exons ATGATTGGTCCAGGCAGACCTCTCTTCGTCCTCTTTGGATCTTCCATCGTTCAGTTTAGTTACAGCAACGAAGGTTGGGGTGCAATTCTTGCACATGCATATGCTCGTAAG GCAGACATAATTCTGCGAGGATACGGAGGGTGGAACTCGAGGCGTGCTTTGGAAGTTCTACATAAAGTTTTCCCCAAG GATGCTGCTGTACAACCTTCATTGGTGATAGTTTATTTTGGTGGCAATGACTCAACTGAGCCCCACCCATCCGGCCTTGGTCCCCATGTACCTCTTCCAGAATATGTTGAGAACATGAAGAAGATTGCTATGCATCTCAAG GGCCTATCGGAGAACACTCATGTAATGTTCCTTAGCACTCCACCGATGAATGAGGGACAAACAGGAGAAAGCTTTGGTAAATGCGCTCGAACCAATGAAGGTTGCCGGATTTATTCCGAAGCTTGTTTAAAACTATGCCAAGAAGTGGATATAAAATGTATTGATCTTTGGACTGCTATCCAGCAAAGAGACGACTGGAAGACAGTTTGCTTTAC GGATGGCATCCATCTATCCTCCGAGGGGAGCAAGTTAGTGGGTGAAGAAATATTGAAAGCCCTGGCAGAGGAACCAAGTTTATGCTGGAGATCATTGCCGACTGAATTTGATGAAGATTCAGTCTTTGATCCTGTCGATGAAGAAGGGAAGAACATTAACATTTCAAACCTGTAG